A stretch of DNA from Leptospira bouyouniensis:
TGAAACTCATATCCTGATTGTAATAAACGTTCAGGAACAACATATTGTCCCTTTGTCACAACAACACTACCTTCACCAAATAACGCTTGTATAGCGAAACTTGGAACTTTAAATAAATTGGGTCGTTTTAGGACCTTTGCCAATTGTTTTGAAAATTCCGCATTGTTCGTTGGATTGGGAGAAACCAAATTATAGGCTCCACTTGCCTTTTCTGATTCCATCAAATGAATTGTTGCATCCACAAAATCTAAAATGTGAATCCAACTCATCCCTTGGTTCCCTGATGCAATTGCACCACCGACTCCCATTAGAAATGGAGGGATCATTTTTTCTAAAGCCCCTCCATTGGGAGAGAGGACTATGCCTGTACGGAGTAAAATGGTACGGATACCATTTTGTGCGAGTGGTTTTGTTTGGTTCTCCCATTCCACACAAAGTTGTGCTAAAAAATCATCACCCGGAGGGGAGGATTCTGTAAAAGAAGGGTGTAAATTCTCTGACATGCCGTAATAACCAACCGCACTTGCATTCAAAAAAACTTTTGGTGGGTGTTTTAAATCTTGGATACGTGCGACAAGTCCTCTTGTGAATTCAATGCGAGAAGTACTAATTAATTTTTTACGTTCTTCTGTCCACCTAACACCTGCAATTGGTTCACCTACCAAATTCATGATGGCATCTAAACCTTCTAAATCTGATGATTGGGGCAATATACAAGAGACAAATTCGATATCAGAAATGGATGAAAGAGATTTGGGTAAGGATTTTTGTCTTGAAAATACTCGAAATCTATGCCCTCTTTCCACTGCAGTTGTGATAAAGGACTTTCCAATAAGGCCTGTGCCACCTAAAATTCCAATTTTCATAAAGTCTCCAAAGGATGGTGTGAATAAAAAAAGAAGTAGCCCATTTTCGCATTCAGCATAAGTTTTTCTTTCTATGAGACCTGTAATCGTTTTGCCGATTTTCTTTGCCCTTGTTTTGGTACTATTTGGAAACTACTTTCTATTTTCCGGAACCAACAAAAAGATCGAACGATACAAAGAAAACCCACCATTTCGCATTGAAGATGCAACCGCATCTACCGGACTTTCGCATCTATTAGACAAAAATCCATCCACAGTTTGGAGAAAGATTCGAAACTCACAAGTGGATTTTGACTTTTTCTTGGAAATGCAACTCTCACATGTTTGGGATGGAAACCTTTTTAAGCCAAGAAAATTCGAAAGCCTTCTCATCGAAGCATGCCCTGGAGAAACAATCCCTCCTTTTACCTTACGATTTTTGCTACGAGAGAGCATCAATGTAGACAAAGAACTGAGAATGCCCAAGGATAAAATATCTTTTGTGTTCCAATCAAAAGAATTGGGAAAAAAACAAATCTCCATTCCTTTAGACCAACTCCCTCATTTCCAAAAAGAAACGGAATATCCCAAAAATATTTATATTTTAACTCCTGAATTCAAAATTCAATCAGAAACAGGGTGCCTTGCAGAAGTAAAATTAAGGGAAGTATTATGACAAACACTCCGAATAAACTTTCTGCTTCACCAACTTTACCACAAAACAAAGGTAAGGAGAAAAAATTTGATATCACTAGTCTCCTAGAAGATGGGCCACTTCCATTAAAAAAAGAATCTGATATCTCTCAAGATCTAGATGAAAAATTAAGGAAAGCTTATTTTTGGATTACCAATTTTGCAATCATCAATCCTTTTTATGATATTGAATACAATGACACTCCTCCTTTAAAGTTTTCGATAGGGGATTCTAAATCAACCATCACACTTCCTACCGCTCAAAGTTATTCAAGTTTTGTATTATTACCTCTATTATCATTGATCGTCAAAGGAAAATGTTTGTTAGTTGGTGGACCAGGCCGTGGCAAAACAGCATCAGCCATCCTTATGGGAATTTTATCAGGATATTCTATTAAAGAAATCAAAAGAGCCATCCAACATGGCCAACCACAGATGACTATCACCGATTTACTTGGGAATCCTTTGCCAAGTGATATGATGCAAGCCAAATCTATGGATGAAATCAAAATTGCATGGCGGAAATGGCTTGGGATGCAAGTAAAAATTATCGATGAATACAATCGGATTCCCACTCGGACACAATCAGCACTACTCACCATTATGGGAGATAATTATGCAGAAATTTATGACCAAATTTTTGAATGCCCAGAGGCAGCTTGGTATTTAACAGCCAATGACGATGCAGGCGGAGGAACTTATCAAGTCATCGAAGCACTTCGCGATCGAATTGATGTGGTAGTCAAAGCACCACACTTTAATACACGTTTTATCAAAGATTTAATCCAAAGAGTCGAAGAAGGATACAAACCAGAATCTCTTGTTCCAAAAGAAATCATTTTTTCCGAGGATGAGTTGAAACGAATGAGTGAACAAATCAAACAAATCCACTTCCCACCTGGTCTTCGCCGTCGGATGGAATTTTTTGCTTCTCAGTTTGAGTTCATGGAATATGCAGGCGAACAATTAGAATACAAAACCAAAGACACTGCAAAATTAAGTGTCACCGATTTTTCTTCCCTTGCCGCACTGGAAACTGGCAAAGACAAGGTTAAGGACATTGGTTCCCAAACTAAAAATGGATTAAGTGTCCGCGCCATTTTTACTTGTATTAATTATGCAAAGGCACTTGCATACTTTCGCGGATTAACAGAAGTTAGTTTGGAAGACCTAAGCCATATACTCCCTTTTGTTTTACATGATAAATTAGTACAAAACATCGATTCCCCTTTTTTTGAAGAAGCAGAAAACAAAATTTATCGTAGCGATCGAGTGAGTTGGATTCGAAAACTATTCACCTTGTCCTTAAGCGAATATGAACGATTAGGACTTGATAAAAATGATACTGTTGCAAAACTTTCTGAAAAATTTGAAACAGGCCTGGAAGGGTTATCCGCAAAAGAAACAAAACAAAGATTAGTTGAGATCGAAAAAGAAATTGAATCTATATCCAAACAACGTAAGTTATATGGCCATATGTTTGATGACTTACTCAATTTAAAATATTTACACCAACGTTATACTAATTATTTAAAATGGGTGGAATCAAATGTATGAATTCCTCTCCTTGGAAAGAAATCTTACTCAAAGAAAAGGAATATTGTAACCAACTTGT
This window harbors:
- a CDS encoding AAA family ATPase, with product MTNTPNKLSASPTLPQNKGKEKKFDITSLLEDGPLPLKKESDISQDLDEKLRKAYFWITNFAIINPFYDIEYNDTPPLKFSIGDSKSTITLPTAQSYSSFVLLPLLSLIVKGKCLLVGGPGRGKTASAILMGILSGYSIKEIKRAIQHGQPQMTITDLLGNPLPSDMMQAKSMDEIKIAWRKWLGMQVKIIDEYNRIPTRTQSALLTIMGDNYAEIYDQIFECPEAAWYLTANDDAGGGTYQVIEALRDRIDVVVKAPHFNTRFIKDLIQRVEEGYKPESLVPKEIIFSEDELKRMSEQIKQIHFPPGLRRRMEFFASQFEFMEYAGEQLEYKTKDTAKLSVTDFSSLAALETGKDKVKDIGSQTKNGLSVRAIFTCINYAKALAYFRGLTEVSLEDLSHILPFVLHDKLVQNIDSPFFEEAENKIYRSDRVSWIRKLFTLSLSEYERLGLDKNDTVAKLSEKFETGLEGLSAKETKQRLVEIEKEIESISKQRKLYGHMFDDLLNLKYLHQRYTNYLKWVESNV
- a CDS encoding TIGR01777 family oxidoreductase, which gives rise to MKIGILGGTGLIGKSFITTAVERGHRFRVFSRQKSLPKSLSSISDIEFVSCILPQSSDLEGLDAIMNLVGEPIAGVRWTEERKKLISTSRIEFTRGLVARIQDLKHPPKVFLNASAVGYYGMSENLHPSFTESSPPGDDFLAQLCVEWENQTKPLAQNGIRTILLRTGIVLSPNGGALEKMIPPFLMGVGGAIASGNQGMSWIHILDFVDATIHLMESEKASGAYNLVSPNPTNNAEFSKQLAKVLKRPNLFKVPSFAIQALFGEGSVVVTKGQYVVPERLLQSGYEFQFQNLNDALSNLLEKN